The DNA region GGGCGGGGACAATCTGGGCCGCGACGTCTTCTCCCGCGTGTTCTTCGGGGCGGCGGACGTCTTAAGCATCACGCCGGTGGCCACGCTCTTTGCCTTCATGGTCGGCATCACGCTCGGCCTGCCAGCGGGCTATTTCGGCGGCAAGCTGGACACGATCCTGACCTTCATCGCCAATCTCGCGCTGGCCTTCCCCGTGATCCTGCTGTTCTTCCTGCTCGTCACGCCCGAGATTATCGCGGCAGGCGTCCCGCAATACATGTCGATGGTGCTGTTCCTGTTTCCGATCCTGTTCCTGGTCGTGCTGTTCAACTCGCGCTTCCACACGGATCCGGTGCGCCGGAACCTCTTTGTGGGGATCGCGGCGGCTTTGGGGTTGTGGGCCTACCTCTCGCTCATCTCCAATGCGTCCGATGCCGATCTTCCGGCGCTCTTTCGCCTGTGGCCCGAAGCGCTGGACCTCTTCGACATCGAAGGCAATCTGCTGATCGTCTTCGTGTCCGTGGTCTTCGTGAACTCGCCCACCGTGTTTCGCATCGTGCGGGGCATCACGCTTGATGTGAAAACCCGCGACTATGTGGCCGCCGCCCAGACCCGCGGCGAAGGCCCGTGGTACATCATGTTGTGGGAGATCCTGCCCAACGCGCGCGGGCCGCTGATCGTCGATTTCTGCCTGCGCATCGGCTACACGACGATCCTTCTGGGCACATTGGGCTTCTTCGGCCTCGGCGTGTCCCCTGAATCCCCCGATTGGGGATCGACCATCAACGAAGGCCGTCGCCTGCTGACGATCTACCCCCACCCGGCCCTGCCCCCCGCGCTGGCGCTGATGAGCCTCGTGCTTGGTCTGAACCTTCTGGCCGACGGTTTGCGCGAAGAGAGCTTGAAGGATTGATGATGGTGCACCCGGCCCTCCTCGCGACGCTCTTCGCAGCCGCACCGTTCGGGCCAGCGGCCTGGGCCGACGACCTCGACCCAGACCTTCTGACCTGCATGGGCCATTTCGAGTATCTGGCCAGCGTCTGGGAAGAGGACCTAGAACAGCAAACCCAAAATGCGCCCGAGACGGTCCAGCTGGTCCATCAACTCAGCGCCAATTGGGAAGCCTTCGGCCATCTTCTGGGCACCCAGGACAATTGCGAGACCCCCTACGCGGAGGTCCGCGACCGGGCCACGCAAGCGACGGTCGACATCTTTGAGGAAGAACAGCGCCGCCTGACCGCCGGCGAAAGCTACGAGACCGTCTATGCGGACATCTGGGACCGTGCGGTCGCCTGCTCTGCCGCCATCGGCAATGACCGGTTGGCCGAAGCGTCCCGCGCCGTCGCCGCTGACGGGCCGCCCTGTGGGTGGGGCCAATGATGTCGGGTGCGTGTAGTTACAGAAAAACTACAGGTTCACTACAGGATAATTATGGGGCCAAACGGTCCGATTGGGAGACAAGTTAATGGCAGATCGCACCCCTTACGACGGCCCGATCCTGGAAATCGAAAACCTCTCGATCTCGTTCTTCACCCGTCTGCGTGAGATCCCCGCGGTGATGGATTTCTCCTGCACCGTGATGCCCGGCGAGGCGATGGGATTGGTCGGCGAAAGCGGGTGCGGCAAGTCTACCGTGGCCCTTGGCGTGATGCAGGATCTGGGCGTGAACGGGCGCATCGTTGGCGGCACGATCAAGTTCAAGGGCCGCGACCTGAACAAGATGTCCGATGAGGAGCTGCGCGACCTGCGCGGGTCCGAAATTGCGATGATTTATCAAGAACCTATGGCGTCCCTGAACCCGGCCATGAAGATCAGCAAACAGCTGATGGAAGTGCCGATGATCCATGAAGGCAAGTCCGAGAAAGAAGCCTATCAACTGGCGCTGGAGGTGGTCACAGACGTCCGCCTGCCGGACCCGGAGCGGATGCTGAAAAGCTATCCGCACCAACTCTCCGGCGGTCAGCAACAGCGCATCGTGATCGCTATGGCCTTGATGTCAAAGCCCTCTTTGCTGATCCTGGACGAGCCGACGACCGCCCTCGACGTGACAGTTGAGGCCGGGATCGTGGACCTCGTGAAAGGTCTGGGGGAGAAATACGGCACCTCCATGCTGTTCATCTCCCACAACCTCGGCCTGGTGCTGGAAACCTGTGACCGCCTCTGCGTCATGTATTCCGGCGAAGCGGTGGAGACTGGCTCTATTGCCGACGTCTTCGACAAGATGCAGCACCCCTATACGCAGGCCCTTTTCCGCTCTATCCCCTTGCCCGGCGCGGATAAAAACGCCCGTCCGCTGATCGCCATTCCCGGCAACTTCCCCCTGCCCCATGAGCGTCCCCCCGGCTGCAATTTCGGCCCGCGCTGCAACTATTTCGAGGACGGTCGCTGCAATGTCGGCGATATCAAGATGGCCGAGGTTTTGGGCGATGATCGCCACGCCACGCGCTGCCTGAGATTTCAGGAGATCGACTGGATGGCTCCGCCCGAAGTCGCCGCCGCCACCGCGAAGGCCCCCATCGGCGACGTGGTCCTGAAAATCGACAACCTCAAGAAGTATTATGAGGTCGCGGCCAATGCCCTGTTCGGCGGCGGTGACAAGAAAGTTGTCAAAGCAAATGAGACACTTAGCTTTGAGGCGCGCGAGAGCGAAACACTCGCCATCGTGGGCGAATCCGGGTGCGGCAAGTCCACCCTCGCCAAGGTTCTGATGGGGCTGGAGACGGCCACCGACGGCGCCATCGTCATGGGCAATCAGGAGATCCAGGGCACGCCGATTGAAGAGCGTGACACCAAGACCGTGTCGAACGTGCAGATGGTGTTCCAGAACCCGTTTGATACCCTCAACCCGTCCATGACCGTGGGCCGCCAGATCATCCGCGCGCTGGAGGTCTTCAAGATCGGCGACAGCGACGCGGATCGCAGGACCCGGATGCTGGAACTGCTGGATCTGGTGAAGCTGCCCCGCGCCTTCGCCGACCGAATGCCAAGGCAGCTGTCGGGCGGCCAGAAACAGCGGGTTGGCATCGCGCGCGCCTTCGCGGGCGACGCGAAAATTGTCGTTGCAGATGAGCCGGTTAGTGCCCTGGACGTGTCCGTTCAGGCCGCCGTGACGGACCTGCTGATGGAGATCCAGCGGCGGGAAAAGACGACGCTTCTGTTCATCTCCCACGACCTCTCCATCGTGCGTTACCTCAGCGACCGGGTGATGGTCATGTATCTGGGTCACGTCGTGGAACTTGGCTCCACAGAGCAGGTTTTCAGCCCCCCCTATCATCCATACACGGAGGCGCTTTTGTCCGCCGTGCCCATCGCGGACACGTCGGTGGAGAAGAAACATATCGTGCTGGAAGGCGACATCCCCTCGGCCATGAACCCGCCCTCAGGCTGCCCGTTCCAGACGCGGTGCAACTGGAAAAGCGACGTGCCCGGTGGCCTGTGCGAAAGTCAGGTGCCACCGATGAAGACATTGGCCGATGGGCATCAGATCAAGTGCCATCTGGCCGAGGACGTGCTGGCGCGGATGGATCCGGTGATCAAGATCGCGGCGGAATGATCGCGTGAAACCGACCCTCCCCTGACGGCGGCAAAACCGTCTGCCGGGCGGCAGAGGTGAGGTGTATTTACCAGGATGAAGTAGCGAACGCGGGGGCAGGTCGTCGTGTCAGGCGTGTGCTGTTGAGATGTTCCCGGCTGCGACAGCGACGGATTTCAGCACCGCAAAACCGGTCCAGCCTTCCCTGAGCCCCATGGCCGTGGCCGACCGCTGCGTGACCCGCGCCAGGATCAGGTCGTCGCCCGCGCGCAGCTGAACGATGACGCCCGGCCCGGCCCCGTCGCGCATTGTGACAAGCGTCACCGGAACCACGTTGAGGGCCGAAATCCCCTCAGGCCGCGTGTTCGCCAGCATGATGTCCTGCGCCTCAATCCGGACGCGGATCTGGCGACCGACGTCATAGGGCACACGCGGCAGCAGCAGCGCGCCCGCCGACCAACGAAGCTCAGACAGGCCGTCCCCATGGTGGGCGGTGACGGTCGCGCGCACCAGCGCTCCGGCCTCCCGGACCCCAAGGGTCGGCACCACGTCGGGGTCGGACAGGACCTCTGCCGCAGGGCCAGCACGCACCACGCGCCCGCCCTCAAGGGCCACGACAGTGGTGGCAAGGCGCGCGATTTCCGCGACGGAGTGAGAGACGTAGAGGATCGGCACCCCCGCCTCATCCCGCAGGCGCTCAATATAGGGCAGGATCTCGGCCTTGCGCGCATCGTCGAGGGCGGCGAGCGGCTCATCAAGCAGCAGCAGCCGGGGCTGGCTGAGGAGCGCGCGCCCGATGGCAACGCGCTGTGCCTCGCCCCCCGACAGGGTGCCAGGACGGCGGTCCAGAAGGGCGCCGATGCCCAACATCTCGATCGTTTGATCCATCTCTCCCGCCCGCATCCCGTAGCGCAGATTGGCGCGCACGGACATGTGCGGAAACAGGCGCGGCTCCTGGAACACATACCCGATCCGGCGCTGGGGCACGGGCAGGCGCATGTGCCTGTCCTCCAGCACCGCATCGCCCACCGTCACAGAGGCCTCCTGCGCTTTAAGAACGCCCGCCACGATATTGACAACGCTGGTCTTTCCCGCACCGGATCGGCCAAACAACACGGTCACACCAGACGGCGCGGTGAAGTCCACGTCCAGCGTGAAACCATCAAAGGCGTGTTTGATCCGCACCTCAAGCATCGCGGCCCCCGATCCGTTTGGTGACGCGGCGGGCGAGCAGTTCCGAGACGATCAGCGCCCCCATGGCGACGACGACCGACACGATCACCAGCCGCCACGCCGCGCCTTCGCCGCCCGGCACTTGCAGGAACGCGTAGATGGCCGAGGGCACGGTGCGCGTCTCGCCGGGGATGTTGGACACGAAGGTGATCGTGGCCCCGAATTCGCCCATCGCCTTGGCGAAGGCCAGCACCGCGCCGGTGAGAATTCCGGGGGCCATGAGGGGCAGCGTGATGGTGGCAAAGACACGCAGATGCGACGCGCCGAGGGTGCTGGCGGCCTCCTCCAGCTTGGGGTCCACGGCCTCCAGCGACAGGCGAATGGCGCGGACCATCAGGGGAAACGCCATGATCGCAGCGGCGAGCGCGGCACCGGTCCAGCGGAAGGCGATGGGCAGGCCAAGGTTTTGCAGCAGCTGTCCGACGGGGGCTTGCGGGCCGAAGCTGATCAACAGGAGGTAGCCGGTGACGACGGGGGGCAGGATCAGCGGAAGGTGCACGAGGCCGTTCAACAGTGTGTGGCCCGGGAAGCGGGTTCGGGCCAGGACATAGGCCGTGAAAATGCCCAATGGCAGGCTCAGGACCGTGGCCGTCAGGGCGACGCGCAGGGACAGGGCCACCGCCTCCCATTCCGCAGGGCCCAACAGGCCGTTCATTCCGGCACCAGCCCAAAGCCCGCATCGGTGAAGATATTGCGCGCGGGAAGGCTCAGGAGCGTGGCGACAAAGGCCTCGGCAGCGGCGGATCCCGTGGCCGTCACCGCGACCGGATAGCGGATCGGGGGATGCAGGTCCGGCGCGATCTCCGCGACGATCCGCACCCGCGGCTCAAGGGCGGCGTCGGTGGCATAGGTGATCGCGTAGCGCGCCGCCCCGATGGCCACCAGTTGCAGCGCGGCGCGGACGTTGTCGGTCTCCACGATATTGGGGCGCAGGGCCTGCCACTGGCCCGTCGCCTCAAGGGCCGCGCGGGCGTAGAGGCCGGCGGGCACCGCCTCGGTCAGGGCAAGGGCCAGACGGGCGTCGCCAAGGCTCAGGTCCTGCAGTGGTCGCGGGGTGGCATCGGGGGCTCCGATCAGGACAAGCCGATTGGTCAGCAGCCCGTGGCGCGTGCCGGGCAGCAGCGCGTTCAGGTCCTCCAGATGGTCCATCCACGCCTCATTGGCCAGCAGGATCACACCGGCAGGCGCCCCGGCCGCCACCTGCCGGGCCAGCGTGGAGGACGCGCCGTAAGAGACCACGATCCGGTCGCCGGTCTCGGCCTCATGGTGGGCGGCGATGGCATCGAGCGGGCCGGACATGCTGGCGGCGGCAAAGACCAGAACCTCCTCCGCGCGGGCCGAATGGACCGAGAGCAGGCAAAAACAGCAACTGAACAGGATCGCACGCATGGCCGGAACTATCGCGCGCGCGGCGCGGGACGGCAAGATGTGTCGCGCAGCCGGTAGAGCCGTCAACCACGCCGCACAACAGGTTGATCCAAAAGAAAAACGGGGGCCCCGAAGGACCCCCAGTTTCGCTGATCAGGCTCTGATATTTGACTGCCCGTCGTGT from Jannaschia sp. CCS1 includes:
- a CDS encoding ABC transporter permease, with product MEPLTWSGSFGAFLNPLMLVALAIFVLGFLANTVLTIAGVRAGDLEFNGDGTMSLRKTPVDYALDTMKYAVLLFALCCVGFIIGGLVLPTIEQKGILGAMALRLLPVWIALIVTFAVSITFKRKLGLYGKLFDSPIGMAGFILVMFWIFAAIFSGVFPLVPTHGAIDLISSMRNELPGTPIPVSDEGEYPYYLLGGDNLGRDVFSRVFFGAADVLSITPVATLFAFMVGITLGLPAGYFGGKLDTILTFIANLALAFPVILLFFLLVTPEIIAAGVPQYMSMVLFLFPILFLVVLFNSRFHTDPVRRNLFVGIAAALGLWAYLSLISNASDADLPALFRLWPEALDLFDIEGNLLIVFVSVVFVNSPTVFRIVRGITLDVKTRDYVAAAQTRGEGPWYIMLWEILPNARGPLIVDFCLRIGYTTILLGTLGFFGLGVSPESPDWGSTINEGRRLLTIYPHPALPPALALMSLVLGLNLLADGLREESLKD
- a CDS encoding dipeptide ABC transporter ATP-binding protein, whose amino-acid sequence is MADRTPYDGPILEIENLSISFFTRLREIPAVMDFSCTVMPGEAMGLVGESGCGKSTVALGVMQDLGVNGRIVGGTIKFKGRDLNKMSDEELRDLRGSEIAMIYQEPMASLNPAMKISKQLMEVPMIHEGKSEKEAYQLALEVVTDVRLPDPERMLKSYPHQLSGGQQQRIVIAMALMSKPSLLILDEPTTALDVTVEAGIVDLVKGLGEKYGTSMLFISHNLGLVLETCDRLCVMYSGEAVETGSIADVFDKMQHPYTQALFRSIPLPGADKNARPLIAIPGNFPLPHERPPGCNFGPRCNYFEDGRCNVGDIKMAEVLGDDRHATRCLRFQEIDWMAPPEVAAATAKAPIGDVVLKIDNLKKYYEVAANALFGGGDKKVVKANETLSFEARESETLAIVGESGCGKSTLAKVLMGLETATDGAIVMGNQEIQGTPIEERDTKTVSNVQMVFQNPFDTLNPSMTVGRQIIRALEVFKIGDSDADRRTRMLELLDLVKLPRAFADRMPRQLSGGQKQRVGIARAFAGDAKIVVADEPVSALDVSVQAAVTDLLMEIQRREKTTLLFISHDLSIVRYLSDRVMVMYLGHVVELGSTEQVFSPPYHPYTEALLSAVPIADTSVEKKHIVLEGDIPSAMNPPSGCPFQTRCNWKSDVPGGLCESQVPPMKTLADGHQIKCHLAEDVLARMDPVIKIAAE
- the modC gene encoding molybdenum ABC transporter ATP-binding protein encodes the protein MLEVRIKHAFDGFTLDVDFTAPSGVTVLFGRSGAGKTSVVNIVAGVLKAQEASVTVGDAVLEDRHMRLPVPQRRIGYVFQEPRLFPHMSVRANLRYGMRAGEMDQTIEMLGIGALLDRRPGTLSGGEAQRVAIGRALLSQPRLLLLDEPLAALDDARKAEILPYIERLRDEAGVPILYVSHSVAEIARLATTVVALEGGRVVRAGPAAEVLSDPDVVPTLGVREAGALVRATVTAHHGDGLSELRWSAGALLLPRVPYDVGRQIRVRIEAQDIMLANTRPEGISALNVVPVTLVTMRDGAGPGVIVQLRAGDDLILARVTQRSATAMGLREGWTGFAVLKSVAVAAGNISTAHA
- the modB gene encoding molybdate ABC transporter permease subunit, whose protein sequence is MNGLLGPAEWEAVALSLRVALTATVLSLPLGIFTAYVLARTRFPGHTLLNGLVHLPLILPPVVTGYLLLISFGPQAPVGQLLQNLGLPIAFRWTGAALAAAIMAFPLMVRAIRLSLEAVDPKLEEAASTLGASHLRVFATITLPLMAPGILTGAVLAFAKAMGEFGATITFVSNIPGETRTVPSAIYAFLQVPGGEGAAWRLVIVSVVVAMGALIVSELLARRVTKRIGGRDA
- the modA gene encoding molybdate ABC transporter substrate-binding protein, with translation MRAILFSCCFCLLSVHSARAEEVLVFAAASMSGPLDAIAAHHEAETGDRIVVSYGASSTLARQVAAGAPAGVILLANEAWMDHLEDLNALLPGTRHGLLTNRLVLIGAPDATPRPLQDLSLGDARLALALTEAVPAGLYARAALEATGQWQALRPNIVETDNVRAALQLVAIGAARYAITYATDAALEPRVRIVAEIAPDLHPPIRYPVAVTATGSAAAEAFVATLLSLPARNIFTDAGFGLVPE